The Capsicum annuum cultivar UCD-10X-F1 chromosome 3, UCD10Xv1.1, whole genome shotgun sequence genomic sequence CTTGCAAAAAGAGCAACTCCTTTCTTGAACCTACCCAAAAGATTCACAATTAATTTCATGGTAAACATATCAATAAAGCAAGCAAAAATGTGGAGGCAACAGTACAAGTTGCCTTTTCAGTTTTGAATATGCTAAGTAGACATAAGGCAATTTATCATACACCTGGATGATGTAATCCCATCTAACAAGATTCAAAGAGTCATGACAACATAACGAGTTGAACGAAAAAATTCTGCATACCCACAAGGTTTCAAAGCATAGATGTTTGAGTGTTTTCTGTAGAGAACCATGTGTGGGTTCTTCACGGTAGAATACTACCAGTACATCGGGTAAAGTTCCCCGAGTATCGATAAATTATTATTGAAAGAAAACCGATGTGACCACCATTAATAGTGTTTTCACTTTCTTGTCACAATGTGACCATTAATAGTGTTTTCACTTTCTTGTCACAATGTGATTCAACCATACACCTGCATGGTGGCAATCCCATTTAACCACAAGATTCGATGATTCCCAATAACATAATGAGATGAATGAACAAGTTCTGTGTACCCACGAGGTTCCAAAGTAAAGATGATTGGGTGTTTTCTGTAGAGAACCATGTGTGGGTGGGTTCTTCACTTTGGGATACCACTTCTACATCGCGGAAACTCCCTGAATATCAACAAATCATCATTGTATGAAAACTGATGTATCCACCATTCAATAGTGTTTTCACTTTCTTGTCATAAGGGGATAGTGTTTTCACTTGTCATCTTCTACTACTTTTCTCTAGTTGTTCTTGTATGTAACCCTTTTGAGCCATGGCATATCATTTGAGGGGAGGTGGTAATTTATTGAACAAGTACCACGGACTTGACTTCCGCCTATAATTGttgtttttaaaagaattccaCCTAAATCGCTAAACCTTGCCCTTCTTTTCCTTGCACAAAATTATTAACTCTATGTTTACAACAGTTTTACTGCCAGACCTAAATAGTGCAGCAGATTCCCAATGGAATAGTTAAGGTGCACGCAAGTTAGCACAGACACCGCCGTTatagaagaaaagagaaacaagaaaagTCTTGTCACTTAAATTTTAAGATTGATGAATccaaagacaaaaaagaaaatattttccaaaataatgCCTTTTACCAGCACACATGCATGTTAATCACTGCATGTCATCCAATTTCTAATTTCTAATTTCTAGCTGTTCTTCCTTTGATGAATccaaagacaaaaaagaaaatattttccaaaataatgTCTTTTACCAGCACACATGCATGTTAATCACTGCATGTCTTCCAATTTCTAATTTCTAATTTATAGTTCTTCTTCCTTTGTAAGTTAACTTTATCACCTTTCTCTGAAAAGCTTGTAATTTTTGTTGAAGAACTTGGATAAACTGGTGTGCTTAAGGCAGATGGAAATGGATGGCCTAGTGTTTCTGCTTCTGTTGGAATTGAAAAGCCTAGTCTCCAAGGTTTACACCCACTTTATTGACCACTAGACCAAACCCTTAGGTGCACCACAAAATTCTTCTCCTAATAATACTAAATGCCAACCAAGAAACAGATGCCCAATTAGCATTTTATTTAGCTGCTTATACCAGAGAGAGCTGAAGGAGGAAATATCTTGACAGCAAAACTAACTACAGtaataaagtaaattattttAAACTAGTTGAAGATAGTGGATCATCACTGTTTCAAAACTAAAAGACAACAAAGAAACACATGTAATCACAGCATAGGTTATTGAGTGCTCAAAATGAAATTACTCATTAACATCAGAAAGTTCTTCGTGACTTTTCTAAATGTAAAACATCTAAGAACTTCCCAGGTAATAAATGGTACCTCATTAGGGAAAACATCAGCATTAACATGATCTTCATTTGAAATAGTCTTCCTTTCCATGTTAAGCTCATGATGCTCTATGCTCCCCGAAATCAAATCTGAAGGCATCTCTGCACCAGGTAATGTAGAAAAATCTAGTGACCTTTTGACAGTTAGATTGAGAACAAGAGATTCTTGTTCTGTCATTTTCTTGTGCTTGTCTTCGGTAATTGGCACCGATCTCTTTGGTGTAGGTTGAGCAGGTGTTTCAAGCATTAATTCACTCTCAGACAGAATCTTCATAGGAGTTCTTTCATTTCCAACCAAACTACAAGCAGGTATAGGTTGGCACTCTTCGACATTGTTCTGGTTGATGGAAGATTTGGATGACTCAGGAGATGTCCTTTCAGAGTCAAGTTCCTGATTCAATGTAGAATCAGACTCATAAGGTGTGCCTGTAGACAAAGGTACCGAGAACTGATCTATTTTTGCTTCTGCAAAAGCTGATTCCCGAGAAAAGCGTGGACTGAAGGATGGACAGAGATgggatgatgataatgagttgGATTCATTAGAACTTGATATATCTATAGGCAAGTCTGCATTGCTAGTGAGGCAGCTTTGGTTAAACGGGTCAGGAAGTACAGCTTCAGGGATGTCACAATCCTGCTTCAATAGCAAAATGAAAATCTCGGAGTATATATATGATGGAATAAACTTCGCTGCACAAACAAAGATGTATATCTGTGTCTTGAACCCCAACGAATAGCAGGATATCACACATTCTAATCTTCAGAAACCAATTTAAAGAGCAAACTATTTCAAGAAAGAGTTAATAAGTTATAGCAAGACCAAAATCTGATCCACGGAATTATAATACATTACTCAGGATCAAGACGACTTAATCCATCCAAATAAATAAATCCTTTACAATAGCTCCTCACAAAATAGCCAATAAAGAACCTAACAAATCAGCAATTGAAGTAATGTGATATTGTGAGAAATATTTTTGAACAATTAGCTTAATCTGGTTATGAAACAGCAGAATTTTCACTCATTTGAGGAGAAAAATCTATGCACAAGGGGATAAAAAACAAGGAGGGTATTCTTCAATTAGATATAACTATTTACTGAAGCACCAGATTCTCATATCCAATTACTCGTGTCAAGACTAGTTTGAAGAATTCTTCCAGAAACAGTTAAGTACCAAAACTTAGTGTTATTACCTGAGCATGTTTATGGAGAAAATCCATAAGCCTGGATGCAAAAAGACTGCTGAGGGTCATAAACTTCGACTGTTCTAGGTGATCTTCCACAACATCAAAATGCAAGGTAACTTTAACATCTGGCTTCATGCACATGGTCTTCGCATCATGTACAAGTAATTTATCTATCTGAATAGCTTCAGGAACTATGTACTTTATCTGTGCGAGATGCCTGTGTATGAATTTTCTGACAAAAAGAA encodes the following:
- the LOC107862738 gene encoding CDT1-like protein a, chloroplastic, giving the protein MEKIDDLVAEEGVLDVKDQSFMPGTEKSSVLSPLPLEKMGTAGAATEFSSLTPAKKDEQSHITHEIDIAALPEKYRNLSEFFDRMVSSLRLLSLRKRSPTFQNVSSQVEVLTGRKFIHRHLAQIKYIVPEAIQIDKLLVHDAKTMCMKPDVKVTLHFDVVEDHLEQSKFMTLSSLFASRLMDFLHKHAQDCDIPEAVLPDPFNQSCLTSNADLPIDISSSNESNSLSSSHLCPSFSPRFSRESAFAEAKIDQFSVPLSTGTPYESDSTLNQELDSERTSPESSKSSINQNNVEECQPIPACSLVGNERTPMKILSESELMLETPAQPTPKRSVPITEDKHKKMTEQESLVLNLTVKRSLDFSTLPGAEMPSDLISGSIEHHELNMERKTISNEDHVNADVFPNEVQERSCSFCKEEKIYQSHLTAARQESFGLSDLVRLIHRIFQSVGCQSMTKMELVHKIIVNDFDIDENTDVEGQIELLERLVPDWLYKKSAPTGDLLYSIKKASDLNSVCERVVGV